The genomic interval ATCGAGGGCATTGTGGAAAGTCTGCTGAACGACAAAACTTTTGAACCAACGACGATACGCAAAGAATTGCGCGGCGTTCTCAATTCGACGGAAGATTTAACTCGATTTGTCTCCCGCATACTCCACCTGGCGAAGGTGGAGCGCCCCGAATATCAGCTTCGGATCGCCAGCCGAGACGTCAATCCGATCGTCGAGCGAATTTTGGAAACCCACCAGGCGCTCGCCAAAGAAAAAAACATCTCGATGGAAGCTCATTTGGAACCGCTCTTCCCCGTCTCGATGGACGCCGAATTAATTCAAGAGTCGATCGCAAATCTCGTCGAAAACGCGATCAAGTACACGCAAGAGGGCGGACGGGTCTCCATCTCCACGCAGGAAGTCGGGGACTGGGTTCAGGTGAATGTGTCGGACAACGGTCCCGGCATCGCCGCGGAAGACCGAGATAAAATTTTCTCTAAATTTTATCGAGGGGTGGACGTGAAAAACAAGGGGATCCGGGGCAGCGGCCTCGGCCTGTATCTCGTAAAATACTTCGTTGAATTGCACGGCGGGACGATTGAGGTGTCGAATAACCCGGATGGAGGCACGGCGTTCACCATCAACCTCCTTCGTAAATAGATTTACGCGCCTCGCCCAGGACGAAAATTCAGAGCCACAAAAAAGACCTCCCGACTTTCGGAACGGGAAGCTTTCGGCTTTTGAGACTTCACGAATTCGAAATGCATCTCCATTTGTTTTTGAAACTCGGTCCCATGGGCGCCTTGGTACATTTTGCACACAAATGTGCCTCCACGGGCGAGAACGGACACCGCAATCGTGAGGGCACAACACGAAAGCTCGAACGAACGCTCATGGTCGCCGGCGGGGTCCCCTGTGGTGCGCGGCGCGACGTCACTTAATACAACATCGTATTCCTTGGCCTTCTCCGTGACTCGATCCGTGTCGATCCTGCAGATATCCGATTGCACGAACTCGACTTGCGGGGAGGCGACGTCGGCACGGAGAGCATTTACGTCCACGGCTACGATGAAACCCTTTTCACCCACGCGCGAGGAGGCGTACTGCAGCCACGAGCCGGGCGCGGCCCCAAGATCCAGAACGCGCTGACTCGGCTTCAGAATCTTGTACTTTCGATCCAACTCCTGAAGCTTATAAATAGAGCGGGCTTCAAATCCTTCGCGTTTCGCTTTCCGATAAAAGGAATCGGGTCGGCGCGGGGTCACCAGTTGACCCCGAACCAGATATTAATCGAATCACCGCCGAGAAACCCTTGGGAGAATCGAAATACAAGGCCGAATATCGTCGGCACGTTCACGAAGTATCCGACGGAATAATCGATATCCATCTTGTCCTCATTGTACCAAGCCGCGCCGACATCCCCGTAAATCCCGCCGCGAATATCAAAGTAGCGAGTGAAGAAACCGAACACTTGATCGAGCGGGTCGAAGAACTTCGCTCCCAAGATATCGAAGATCGGAACCCGGAGATCCTCGCTGGCGACCCAATAATTTTGCCCCTCCAGATCGTCGAATCCGAATCCGCGAAACGACACGTTTCCACCCAAGAGAAAGACGTTCATCAAATCTCCCTGGCTCGTTCCTCCGACGATCCGATGGGCAAAACCGAAACGCGGAAGAATCTCGTTGTACACGCGAAAATCAAGGTTCGCGTCGATCGACGCCAGGCCCAGACTCCCCGTATCCAGACCTGTTTCCGTTCGGAAAAAGAAACGGCTGCCGCTGACCGGACCGTGTTGATCCCAGATCGTGACATCGTAGGAGTACACGGCGCCCCCTTTGATGATGTAAAACGCCCGATTTTCCATCTCGGGCGTCACGAACTTCAGCGTGTCGATCCTCTGGCGGCCGTATTCCTGAATTTCGAACTGGGAAAACAGCGTCACGGACCGGTACCGGTCCAGGATGAAGAACTTCGCCGCTTCAAACCCGTAATCCTGGATCTCTTCGCTGGAATTGTAACGGAACGAATAACTCATCTGCTTCACCAGATCGACGTAACTGACCGACGCAAACCGGTCGCTGGAAAGGAATGCGGCGTTGACAAAGAGGCCGACATCGCTGAAGAGGTTGTCGGCGAAGCCGCTGACGAAAAAGCGGAAATCTCGGCCGTCAAAAGCGGCCGCCGCGGTCAACGATTGAAGCTTGAATTTCGTCCGAGCGGGCTGTCCTTCCAGAATGGACGGCGTGAGCCCGGGCTCCCAGATCTCCGGTTGATATGTTTTGAGAGAAGGTTTCGGAAATGCCTGCGCCCGAATTTGATCGTCTTTCACTTCCGGGTGGATAACGTCAAATCCATCCAGGACATGAGCCTCAGCCTTCCCCGGCTTGGCGATCGGTGCTTCCTTTAGGATCCAACCCTTTTCGTCCTGTCCCGCCCAAACCAGATTTTTACCAAAGACTCTGGGGTCGATTTCGTCTCGTTTTTCGCGCGAAAGCAGTTGAGATTTTCGCGTCGGTCGATCGTATTCGAACAGTTGAAAGCGATCCCCCGTCAGCGAACTATAAAATATCTTTTGATTCTTAATCGCATATCCGGCGGTCGGTCCTGCAATCGTCTCCACCGACTTCGGATCGGGCCGATACAAAAATAATTCACGCTCGCTTTCCAAAAGAAACGATCGATCCGAAAGAAGCTCTCCTTTTTGGAGCGGATCGAAGCGAGAACGAACCCCTTTCTTCCACGCCCAGTCTTCTTCCTTTTCCGGTCCGGCGGGGACTTCCGAAAACGTAAGATAGCCCCCGCGGAAGGCTACGCGACCGTACTGGATACCGCTTCCCGAAAGATCGACCGGATCCGCTTTTCCAAACGGGTACAGCAAAAGCTTTTCCGGGATTCCCGATTTGCCGGCCGGGCGAACGCGGAGCGCGATGTCTCCCGTCTCTCGATCGATCGCCGCCGTGACAACCCTCTCTCTTTTGCCATGGTTGAGGGCCAACCGCGACGGGACCTCCTTCCCGCCGCCGTATTGATGCTGAATCCAATCTTCCCCTCCCACCGTGAAAATAAGGAGAGAGTTGTCGTGCAAAAAATCAAAGGCGACGTTCCCCGGATCCCACGATCCAAGCCCGCGTACCGTGGTTTCTCGGTCTTCCGTGGCCGGCCGGAAATAAATCGTGTGCCCCCGAAGCCATGCGAACCGGCTCTTATCCGGAGACACGCGAAAATGCCCTACGCCAAAGTCGATCTCCTCATATTTCTTCTTCCGGCCGTCGTACAGTTGAAGAACCAGGTCACGAAACGGTTCCTCGCCGATGGCGAGCAGAATCTTTTCGTCGGTCAGGAACACCACCCATTGAAGCTGATCGGAAAGATCCTCAAGCGGCCCGCTCTCAATTTCCTCCAATTCCTTTGTGTCGAAATGATAGATGACGACGCCGACATCCGGTTTGTCCTGAAACTTCTCGTAATCGGTCGCCAATCGATTGTTGACCAAAACGAGTGCTTCCTTCCCATCCGCTCCGACCCATACCCGGATAATGGGCCTGCCCGAGAGTCGATCTCCAATCAACGTATTTAAAGTGTCCGGAAATCGCTTCCGGGCGACCATGGTGGAGTCGAGCGATTCCAATGCCCCACTTTCTTTTGAACCCATGACGAAAAAATGTTGGCGATCATCCAGCTCGACCTTCTTGGATCCCGGCATTCCCCTTTCCGTATTGAACAGAAGCTGTCCTTCTAATTTCGCGACGCTTTGAACGGTAAACGGGTACTGCTCGTACCCGATGACTCCTTTGCCTTCCAAAAACTGCAGGCCGTCCGGCAACGGCGTGGCTGAAGGCGGCGGCGTTGGCGAGGGTTGTGGCTCCAAGCGAGCGAATCCGTCATGAAACGAAACCACGTGGGAAGGCCCACTTGGAAGCTCCAATGCGAGGCGCTTTTCCGCCGTCGGGAGAGGCGCCGCATAAATCGTCGGCGACATCCGCTTGAAACCGTTGAACAGCAGGCTATTCCCCTGACCGAATGCGGGATGGAGGGCTCCCACTTTCATTTTCGTCAGGCGCCACTTCTCCCCCGAAGAGAGATCCATCTGAAACAGGTCGAACGTCGTGTCCGGATCCGCGACAAATAGAATGAACTTCCCGTCCGGGGAGAACCGGGGTTCTTCTTCTCGAATTTCTTGGGTCTCGGTAATCGGTTTCATCACCCGGCCGTCGAGATTGAGAAGATAGAGGTTGCGATCAAAATGAACTCTTTCGCTCGTGCGATCCTCCTCCCGCGAGAAAACCAATTCATTCCGTACGGGAGAATAATCGAGCCCCGAATAGTGCATTTGCCCCGTGGTCAGCGGTTCCAAACGGCCCGAAACCCGGTCGTACCGATAGATATTCGAAAACCCGGCGGCATATCCGATGAAAGCGATTTTGCTCTCTCCTACGAAAACAGGATCGGAGAGCAGCGGAAGGTCGGAGAACCCGTACTCCGCCTCATCTCCGAGTTTGAATTTGCGCCGCTCTTCATCGAAGCTGTAAGGAACGACCCGCAAGACATCCCGCGCCGAACGTTTGATGACGTATACAATGTTGCGATCGTCGATCGAAGCGCCTTTACTGAAGTAGCCGAGCGATTCGTTGTGCATTCGGCGGTCGGAAACGACTTTCTTTCGAACCAATTTTCGCCCTGGCGTGTAATGGTTCACGTAAATCGCGTTCCGCGGCCCGGAAGCTCCACCGGAAAGAAAGAACGGGCCATGGCTATCCAAGAGGACCCTTTTCTTATCCACGACCTTCGATTCGTCGATTAGATCTTTCCGCGTCAGCAGGTCGCCGTATCGTTTGCCGAGAGCGGAGAAGACTTTGTTGTCGAGTTCCTCGGGCGTCATTCCCAGGGATTGTTTCAGGTTTTCCTCAAAATCTTTTGAGGCGGCGTTGTCGTAAATCTTCCGAAATCCCTCTTCGCCGTACTCGTCCCAAATCAGGTTCGCCGTGAAATTTCCCTGCTTGTACATGAGCCAACTCCCCTGGATCTGCCAAAGGTCGTCCAAGTGAAAATAGAACCCGTTCACGAAGGCGTCGCGAATCGTCATCTCCGCCTCTGCGTCCCACTTGATCGAATTCGTCTCCGCCGAGCCTTCGATAAACCAAAGGGGAAGTTTGCGGGCGCTCTTGGCGATTTGATAGACGTGGGTTCCTTCGTGTTTTGAAACGTGCGCGAACTTCTGTTTCTCCCCTTCAAATGGGAAGGTTACCCGGCGCCAGGCA from Bdellovibrionota bacterium carries:
- a CDS encoding ATP-binding protein codes for the protein IEGIVESLLNDKTFEPTTIRKELRGVLNSTEDLTRFVSRILHLAKVERPEYQLRIASRDVNPIVERILETHQALAKEKNISMEAHLEPLFPVSMDAELIQESIANLVENAIKYTQEGGRVSISTQEVGDWVQVNVSDNGPGIAAEDRDKIFSKFYRGVDVKNKGIRGSGLGLYLVKYFVELHGGTIEVSNNPDGGTAFTINLLRK
- a CDS encoding RlmE family RNA methyltransferase — translated: MTPRRPDSFYRKAKREGFEARSIYKLQELDRKYKILKPSQRVLDLGAAPGSWLQYASSRVGEKGFIVAVDVNALRADVASPQVEFVQSDICRIDTDRVTEKAKEYDVVLSDVAPRTTGDPAGDHERSFELSCCALTIAVSVLARGGTFVCKMYQGAHGTEFQKQMEMHFEFVKSQKPKASRSESREVFFVALNFRPGRGA